Proteins encoded by one window of Mercenaria mercenaria strain notata chromosome 4, MADL_Memer_1, whole genome shotgun sequence:
- the LOC123553424 gene encoding uncharacterized protein LOC123553424, with protein MDCRGKKPLIIYGVLISLQICFVLVLLVFAARGKGYMDDSEKGSDIPYYVGAIIVGVVYGCLAISSFLLVVFQVLDVEKGSGVILCTVCVFVYLGLPAFILGVIFLSLFGLANCKKNENTTYDLNGFCSYDTNIDNNYNTAVVCLVMAIFLFLTNLVHVYLLCKYDGELDDDEIYISGGPASGSSAGGSTAPNSSRSSGSKGGNRTLRMMVRDRKIRNDEQKQRRMSVPEHKIIRKFIPRY; from the exons ATGGATTGCCGGG GAAAGAAACCGTTGATTATCTATGGCGTGCTAATATCCCTGCAGATATGTTTTGTACTCGTCCTGCTGGTGTTTGCGGCTCGAGGTAAAGGTTACATGGACGACAGCGAGAAGGGGTCGGATATACCGTATTATGTTGGTGCCATTATCGTTGGTGTAGTG tatggTTGCCTAGCAATATCTTCCTTTTTACTGGTAGTGTTTCAGGTCTTGGACGTGGAGAAAGGATCGGGTGTCATT CTATGTACTGTTTGTGTGTTTGTCTACCTGGGGTTACCAGCATTCATTCTTGGTGTAATATTTTTATCTCTATTTGGACTTGCAAACTGCAAGAAAAACGAGAACACGACATACGATCTGAATGGGTTCTGCAGCTATGATACAAACATTGACAACAACTACAACACCGCTGTTGTGTGCTTAGTTAtggccatttttctttttctgacaAATCTGGTCCATGtgtatttattgtgtaaatacgaCGGTGAACTTGATGATGACGAAATTTACATTTCCGGTGGTCCAGCTTCCGGTAGCAGCGCAGGCGGAAGTACAGCTCCTAACAGTAGTAGATCGTCTGGAAGCAAAGGCGGGAATCGCACTCTTAGAATGATGGTGAGGGACAGAAAAATACGGAATGATGAGCAGAAACAACGGAGAATGAGTGTTCCTGAACACAAAATTATTCGAAAGTTCATACCTCGTTACTAG